The DNA segment GCACCGACTTCATCCGTTCTGATCCCCTTGCCGCCCAGCGCGGCCAAGAACTCCCGAGACACGAGACACGCCATGAACGCGCGTTCACAGGAGAGTGAACACGCTTTCATTGACTTCGGGACGACAGGAAGATGAATCGCGGGGGTGGCGAGAATCAACCGTGCCTGGGTGGTGGCGGCCGTGGCGGCTCCCGCCGTGGCCGCGCCGGTGACGCAGCCGGCGATCAGCAGCAGGTCGGCGGGTGCCGGCGTGGGACCGTGCGGCCTCATCGGCTGGGGATGCCTCGGGTCGAGATGCCTCAAGAAGCCCGGATCATGATCGCGTCACGAGCTCGCGGGAAAGCGTTTGAGCGAGGCGGCGCCCCACTGCTACTTTCCCGGTGGACCGTGAAGTCGTCGTGTGGAGGTGAGCCCCGTGAACACAGTTACCCGTGGGTGCTCCCTCAACCCGTCACGGTCCGGCGGCTGACGTTCGGTGCCGCCAGGAGCGCCTGAGATCGAGGCACTCCTGGAGGGAGACGCCGATGAACACGAAGCCTTTCACATCCGGCCTGAGCGAGAACGCGGTGATGATCACGCGCGTCGCGGACAGGCAATGGCATGCACTGGACGACGACCTGGTGGTCGGCCGCGGGCATGCGGCCCACCGGCCAGACGGACGCCTGTTCGTCAGCATCGACGCCTGGCATGACGCCACCTTCGACCGGCTCGCCGAGGTGATGCTGGCCGAACTGCCGGCACCGCTGTACACGGTGGTCGACGAAGCCGACGTCGAGCTGACGGCCGGCTGGCTGCGGGCCGGGTTCACGATCCGGCGCCGCGAGTGGGAGTACGACGTGCCGACGGACCCGCGGGTCACAGGACTCGAAGCGGTCCTGCCGCCTTCGGGCGTGACGATCGTGCCCGCCGGTCAGGCGGACGAGAGCCGGCTGCGGGCCGTGGACCGGGCGATCCGTGACGAGGTCGCGGCGACCGCGGGGTGGCAGTCGATGCCCACTGAGGTGGTTCGCGGCCCCGAAGGCGACACCATTGTCGACCCGTCGAAGTACGCGGTGGCCGCGGCGCCGGACCGCTACCTGGGTCTGATCCGGGTGGTCACGGTGATCCGGCCGCGCATCGGGCTGGTCGCGGTCCGGGCCGGCGAGCAGCGCCGCGGCATCGCGCGGGCGCTGCTGGCCCACGCGCTGGGGACGCTGCACCGCTCCGGGTCCGCCGTGGCCTGGGCGGAAGTCCACGAGTCCAACCAGGCGGCCTCGGCGCTGTTCGAGGGCATCGGCGCCCGGCCGACGAGCAGCAACCTGGAGCTGGTGCGATGACGAGGAACAGGAACGTCATCGAAGTCGAGGGCAAGGTCGTCGAGTGCCTGCGCAGCGCCATGTTCACCGTGGAGCTCGAGAACGGCCACCAGGTGCTCGCGCACATCAGCGGGAAGATCCGCAAGAACTACATCAAGATCATGCTGGAGGACCGGGTGCTGGTGGAACTCCCACCGTACGACCTGACGCGCGGTCGGATCGTGTTCCGGTACCGGAACTAGCCGCGGCCGGCGCCTGCCGCTGTAGCTGATCCTGGGGCCACGGTCAGGGGTTTTTCGTGACCGGGGCCCCGGGATGGCACTTTTCCGCGCTGATCACCGACCGCCCCGCGCGCATGTACGGGGCTGAGGGACGGCGAGATTGCCGACCAGCGGTTTCTCCGTCAAGAATGCCCTGCCGTCGTGATCGGCACGGATTTCCAGCCGGTTTCAGCTGCCCAGCGCTCGGCTGCCATCATCAGCACCTGCGTCGCCGGGGCCTTGATCTGCCCGTAGTCCCGTAGGTCCGGAACGCTGAGGGACAGGCGCTTCTTGAACGCTCCCCATGAGTGGCGGGCAGCTTCATCGGCGCGTAGGTAATCCCGGAAGAGAAGAGCGAAGCGGGCGTTCGGGCCGCCCTCCTCGCGCAGGTGCACGTTGCACCGTCGGGCGCCGACCGGGGGCGCGAACACCAGCTTGCGACACTCCTGGCCGCCGCAGACCTCGGTGCGGTTCCAGGACTCGTGGCGGCAGCGGAAGCCGATCGCCGCGAACAGCTCGACCTGCTGACTTTCGTCCACGGCCTCGACGCGGACCTGGATGTCCACGCAGTCCTTGGCGGCCAGACCTGGGACCGAGGTGGAACCGACATGGTCGATCGACCGGGCATGGTCACCGAGTGCGTCGCGCAGTGTCGTGGCCAGCTGCTCGAAGTCCAGCGCCCATTGCGGCTGGTAGTCCAGCAGCGCTACCGGGGCCGATTCGTCGGGGAAAGGCATGCCTACAGCATGGAGCGGTCGCTCAGACTCCGGCGACGGTGGATCACGCCCTTTCCCGTGAGTGGCGCGCGTACAGCGCGGGCCGCCGGTCCGCGTGGACGTCGTTGCGCTCGCTGATGGCCTTGTTCCGGGCCTCGGCGAGGTCGAGGGTCGCGGTGAGGACCGCTTCCTGGCCGAGGCGCAGCGGGGTCACGGGGTAGCCGTCGGCGTCGACGATCACGCTGCCGCCGAGCCAGTCCTGGCCCCGTTCGACGCCGGTCCGGTCGGCGACGGCGAGGAACATGCGGTTGACGGAGGCGTTGGCCTGCGCGCGGACGATCTCGCCCGGCCGCTCGCCGTCCGGCCGCGGAGACAGCGGCCAGTTGACGGGCGCGCACAGCAGGTCCGCGCCGTCCAGGGCCGCGAGCCGCACCCACTCGGGGAACTCCAGGTCGTAGCAGACCATGAACCCGATGCGGCCGTAGACGGTGTCGACGACCGGCGGGGGAGTGTCGCCCGGCGAGAAGCCCCAGGTCTTCTCGCCGTTCCACAGGTGGGCCTTGCGGTAGGTGGCGCGCAGTCCGGTCGGATCGGCGAGGGCGGCCGCGTTGTGGATGCGCCCGTCCCCGCCGCGCTCGGCGAAGCCGCCGACGATGACCAGGTCGTGGCGGGCGGCGAGCGCCTCCCACTCCCTGACCGTGTCGCCGTCCGGCGGCTGTGCCGCGGCCCGCAGCTCCTCCGCGTCGGTGAAGACGTAGCCCGTACCGGCCAGCTCCGGCAGGACCACGACGTGCGCGCCGCGCTCGACCGCGGCCTCGACGGCGCCCCGGATCCGCTGCCGGTTCCCCGCGGTGTCGCCGACCCGGGGCGCGATCTGGCACACGGCGACGGTGACCTCGGTCCCGCGGGCGGCGCCGGGGCGGGATGGTTGCGGGCTCATCGGGCGGATCCCTCCAGCTCGGCTTCGCTCACCACCTGCGCGCCGGCCTCCGCCTCATGGTCCAGGCTCCTGGAGAACAGCAGATACAGCCCACCGGAGACGACCAGACCGACGACGAACGAGAAGTCCGCGCCACCGAGGGCGTTCGCCGCCGGGCCGGCGTAGAAGCTGGTCGAGAAGAAGGGGATCATAGCCGCGAACCCGATGAGGTAGGCGGTGACGCCCCGCCACGCCCAGCGTCCGTAGAGGCCGTCCGGCTTCAGGATCTCGGCGATGGCGTACCTCCCCCGGCGGACGAGGTAGAAGTCGACCAGGTTCACCGCGGTCCACGGGACGAGGAAGTACAGCATCATCAGCACGAAGTTGTTGAAGCTGCCGATGTAGTCGTCCGGGATCAGCAGGGCGACCACCAGGGACACCAGGCCGACCACGACGAGCCCGATGACGCGCAGCCGCACGGTGGGGCGCACGTTGCGGAAGCCGTCCAGCGCGCTGGCGCCGGTGAGCATCGCGCCGTAGGCGTTGACCCCCATGATGGAGATCAGCGCGAGCACCGAGGCCATGACGGCGATGAGTCCGAAGCCGGGGAAGACCAGGTCGCCGACGGAGCGCAGGGCGAGGATCGGGTCGGGATCGGGCAGGTGGCCGGCGAGGATCGCGCCCAGCGACATCAACCAGATCGCGGAGAACGCGGCGCCCGAGTACACCGCGCCTATCAGGCCCCGCGCGGGCACCTTCGCCGGCAGGTAGCGGGTGTAGTCGGAGACGTAGACGGCGTAGCTGATGTTGTACCCGGCGGCGAGGGAGAACTGCACCAGGAACGCCGTCAGGCCCCATCCCGCCGTGGCGGCGGGCACGTTGGCGGGGGTGGGGTGGGAGCCGAAGTGGACGATCGCGACCACGGTGAGGACGGCGAAGACGAGGACCAGCAGGTACGTCAGCCAGCGCTGGACGAAGTGGAGCAGGTCGTGACCGACGACCGCGATGACGATGGACAGGGCGATCAGGACCGGGTACCAGAAGGGCTTGCTGTCCGGGAGCCACAGTCCGAGGCCCTGCGCGGCGAGGACCGTGTCGAAGACGAGGAAGCCCACGTAGACGAAGACGGTCGCGGCGAACGGCACCGCGGAGCCGCGACTGCCGAACTGCGCGCGGGACTGGATCATCTGGGGCAGGCCCATCCGGGGGCCCTGGTTGGCGTGGAAGGCCATGAAGAACGTTCCTGCGGCGACGCCGAGCACGATGGCCAGCACGCTGTACCAGACGTTCAGGCCCATGGAGGGGCCGACGAAGCCCGTGACCATCGTCGGCAGGACGAAGTTGCCGGTGAACCAGAACGGTCCCTGGTGCCAGACCCTGCCGTGCCGCTCGACGGCGGGCACGTAGTCGATCGAGTGCTGCTCGATCGCCGGCTCGTGCTGCCTCGCGGTGTCCGAGGAGGTCATCGCCTTCCCCTCTCGTTCGTGGGCCGGGCATCCGGCGCAGGCAGGTGGTCGGGCGTCATCGCCGAGAGGATCTCGTAGGCGGTGTGGGCGGCCGCGATGCCGGTGAGCTGGGCGTGGTCGTAGGCGGGGGCCACCTCGACCACGTCGGCTCCCACCAGGCGTGTCCCGCGCAGGGCGCGGATCATCGCGAGGAGTTCGCGGCTCGTCATCCCGCCGGCTTCGGGCGTTCCGGTGCCGGGCGCGTGTGCCGGGTCGAGTACGTCGATGTCGATGGACAGGTACACGGGCCGCTCCCCGAGGCGGGCGAGCATGCGCTCGATCGCCCGGGGCAGGCCCTCGGCCTCGATCTCGGGGCTGGAGATCACCGCGAACCCGAGGCGTTCGTCGTCCCGCAGGTCCTGGCGGGAGTACAGCGGACCCCGGGTGCCCACGTGCAGGCTGGTGGTGAGGTCGATCAGCCCCTCCTCGGACGCACGGCGGAAGGGGGTGCCGTGCGTGACGGGGGCACCGAAGTAGGTGTCCCAGGTGTCGAGGTGGGCGTCGAAGTGGAGCACGGCGAGCGGGCCGTGCCGCCGGGCGGCGGCGCGCAGCAGCGGCAGGGCGATGGTGTGGTCCCCGCCGAGGGTGAGCAGCCGGGTACCGTCCGCGGCCAGGTCCTCGGCGGCGGCCCGGATCTGGGCGACCGCCTCGTCGAGGCTGAAGGGGTTAGCGGAGATGTCGCCCGCGTCGGCGACCTGCTGGGCGGCGAAGGGCTCGACGTCCTGCGCCGGGTTGTAGGGCCGGAGCAGCCGGGAGGCCTCACGGATGTGCGCGGGCCCGAAGCGGGCGCCCGGCCGGTAGCTCACCCCGCTGTCGAAGGGCACGCCGACGACGGCGATGTCGGCGCGCGGCACGTCTTCCAGGCGGGGCAACCGGGCGAAGGTGGCGATCCCCGCATAGCGGGGGCTCAGACTCGCGTCCGGGGGGCCGACCGGGGGGCGTGCGGGTTCGGCTGAGTCCATGGGGCCGACCGGGGGGCGCGGGGGTTCGGCTGAGTCCATCGGAACCTCGGATCTGTTCCAGGCGGGAAGTTACCTATACACAACAAAGGATGCCTATTGGGCAACTAGCATTCCGGGTAGTGTTTGCTCTGAGTGACGGCCATGTCAAGGGCCTCCGGGAGCCGAAGGAATAACGCGAGGATTTCGATGAGAGCGCTGCACCCGACACCGTCCGCCGAACCGGTCCGTGTCGGCGCGCGTCTGCGGGCCTCCCGCCAGGCCCAGGGTCTCACCATCGAGCAGGTCGCCGCCGCCACCGGTCTGACCAGGGGGTTCCTCAGCCGGGTCGAGCGTGACGAGACCTCGCCGAGCGTCACCTCCCTGGTCACCCTCTGCCAGGTGCTGTCCCTGCCGATCGGCTCGCTCTTCGAAGGCCCCGACGCCGAGGTGGTCCGGCTGGACGCGGCCCCCCGCCTCAACATGGGCGGGCAGGGCGTCGAGGACCGCATGGTCACGCCCCGCAACCAGTCGAAGATCCAGATCCTGCGCTCGCGACTCGAACCGGACGCGCACGGCGGCGACGATCTGTACACGATCAACTGCGACGTGGAAGTGCTGCACGTGGTCAGCGGCGAGATCTCCGTCCGCTTCACCGACCGCACCGAGGTGCTCGCCGCGGGCGACACCCTGACCTTCCCCGGCCGGGAGCCGCACACCTGGTTCAACTCCGGCCCCGGCCCGGCCGAGGCCACCTGGACGTTCGTGCCGGCTCCCTGGAGCGGTTCGCACTGATCCGCGGAGCTCTCGTACCCGCTCTCCGCAAGCAAGCCCCATGTCGGTCGGCGCGCGGCACCGGCGGCGGCCCGGCCCCGGCCGTGCGCGGCGAACGGACGTGCCGTCGCGCCCTATGCGGCACCTGCTTCCCGGGATTATTTTCTGCAAAGGCAACGTCAACTTCCGCTGGAGGTACCCCATGCGTGCCCGCTCTTTACTGATCGCGATGGGAGCCGTCCTTCTGGCGGCCGCGCTGGTGCCGATCTGGGCCAT comes from the Streptomyces sp. TS71-3 genome and includes:
- a CDS encoding cytosine permease, with protein sequence MTSSDTARQHEPAIEQHSIDYVPAVERHGRVWHQGPFWFTGNFVLPTMVTGFVGPSMGLNVWYSVLAIVLGVAAGTFFMAFHANQGPRMGLPQMIQSRAQFGSRGSAVPFAATVFVYVGFLVFDTVLAAQGLGLWLPDSKPFWYPVLIALSIVIAVVGHDLLHFVQRWLTYLLVLVFAVLTVVAIVHFGSHPTPANVPAATAGWGLTAFLVQFSLAAGYNISYAVYVSDYTRYLPAKVPARGLIGAVYSGAAFSAIWLMSLGAILAGHLPDPDPILALRSVGDLVFPGFGLIAVMASVLALISIMGVNAYGAMLTGASALDGFRNVRPTVRLRVIGLVVVGLVSLVVALLIPDDYIGSFNNFVLMMLYFLVPWTAVNLVDFYLVRRGRYAIAEILKPDGLYGRWAWRGVTAYLIGFAAMIPFFSTSFYAGPAANALGGADFSFVVGLVVSGGLYLLFSRSLDHEAEAGAQVVSEAELEGSAR
- the speB gene encoding agmatinase, with amino-acid sequence MDSAEPARPPVGPPDASLSPRYAGIATFARLPRLEDVPRADIAVVGVPFDSGVSYRPGARFGPAHIREASRLLRPYNPAQDVEPFAAQQVADAGDISANPFSLDEAVAQIRAAAEDLAADGTRLLTLGGDHTIALPLLRAAARRHGPLAVLHFDAHLDTWDTYFGAPVTHGTPFRRASEEGLIDLTTSLHVGTRGPLYSRQDLRDDERLGFAVISSPEIEAEGLPRAIERMLARLGERPVYLSIDIDVLDPAHAPGTGTPEAGGMTSRELLAMIRALRGTRLVGADVVEVAPAYDHAQLTGIAAAHTAYEILSAMTPDHLPAPDARPTNERGRR
- the infA gene encoding translation initiation factor IF-1, giving the protein MTRNRNVIEVEGKVVECLRSAMFTVELENGHQVLAHISGKIRKNYIKIMLEDRVLVELPPYDLTRGRIVFRYRN
- a CDS encoding N-acetyltransferase, producing the protein MNTKPFTSGLSENAVMITRVADRQWHALDDDLVVGRGHAAHRPDGRLFVSIDAWHDATFDRLAEVMLAELPAPLYTVVDEADVELTAGWLRAGFTIRRREWEYDVPTDPRVTGLEAVLPPSGVTIVPAGQADESRLRAVDRAIRDEVAATAGWQSMPTEVVRGPEGDTIVDPSKYAVAAAPDRYLGLIRVVTVIRPRIGLVAVRAGEQRRGIARALLAHALGTLHRSGSAVAWAEVHESNQAASALFEGIGARPTSSNLELVR
- a CDS encoding GrpB family protein — translated: MPFPDESAPVALLDYQPQWALDFEQLATTLRDALGDHARSIDHVGSTSVPGLAAKDCVDIQVRVEAVDESQQVELFAAIGFRCRHESWNRTEVCGGQECRKLVFAPPVGARRCNVHLREEGGPNARFALLFRDYLRADEAARHSWGAFKKRLSLSVPDLRDYGQIKAPATQVLMMAAERWAAETGWKSVPITTAGHS
- a CDS encoding nitrilase family protein, giving the protein MSPQPSRPGAARGTEVTVAVCQIAPRVGDTAGNRQRIRGAVEAAVERGAHVVVLPELAGTGYVFTDAEELRAAAQPPDGDTVREWEALAARHDLVIVGGFAERGGDGRIHNAAALADPTGLRATYRKAHLWNGEKTWGFSPGDTPPPVVDTVYGRIGFMVCYDLEFPEWVRLAALDGADLLCAPVNWPLSPRPDGERPGEIVRAQANASVNRMFLAVADRTGVERGQDWLGGSVIVDADGYPVTPLRLGQEAVLTATLDLAEARNKAISERNDVHADRRPALYARHSRERA
- a CDS encoding helix-turn-helix domain-containing protein, translated to MRALHPTPSAEPVRVGARLRASRQAQGLTIEQVAAATGLTRGFLSRVERDETSPSVTSLVTLCQVLSLPIGSLFEGPDAEVVRLDAAPRLNMGGQGVEDRMVTPRNQSKIQILRSRLEPDAHGGDDLYTINCDVEVLHVVSGEISVRFTDRTEVLAAGDTLTFPGREPHTWFNSGPGPAEATWTFVPAPWSGSH